One genomic region from Lycorma delicatula isolate Av1 chromosome 9, ASM4794821v1, whole genome shotgun sequence encodes:
- the LOC142330001 gene encoding uncharacterized protein LOC142330001, with protein MPKSSSLKSYINDVNGKVASIVTKHKAILTFKHNGKDERALLMYEKLKFNGLDLPVEGNIADYLHVGSLLTFTCHTFDETGPDRCGWFVTIAWHCSVNKISYPELGFTGFGFEGKCNMVGTITEVAKRQGILSFAIDGANEKVLFLASKLFLYGNRASRSLKDYPELEEGSKLMFDAVPCNENENDYNCRWFATLVWCGPKKPYVEYDVIGTSIEKFKSNDLLSQIKMVSLNPRSTFIRGIGQILHILNPEYGLALGAIQPNSWHSILFHRSMCFLFKMSLSRHDLTKIFKEGDKISFTAVPAPKKFITQWIATNISIYNEPSITDNFDF; from the exons ATGCCTAAAAGCTCATCTTTGAAATCTTATATTAATGACGTAAACGGAAAAGTAGCTTCTATTGTTACAAAGCATAAAGCAATTCTTACATTTAAACATAATGGAAAGGACGAAAGAGCACTATTAATGTATGAAAAACTCAAATTTAATGGTTTAGATTTGCCTGTGGAAGGCAACATTGCAGATTATTTACATGTAGGTAGTTTACTGACATTTACTTGCCATACCTTTGATGAAACTGGCCCAGACAG atGTGGCTGGTTTGTTACAATAGCTTGGCATTGTAGTGTGAATAAAATTAGTTACCCAGAGTTAGGTTTTACTGGTTTTGGATTTGAAGGAAAGTGTAATATGGTTGGAACCATTACTGAAGTAGCTAAACGGCAAGGAATTCTGTCTTTTGCGATAGATg gtgccaatgaaaaagtattattcttaGCTAGCAAATTATTCCTGTATGGTAATAGAGCTAGTCGCAGTTTGAAGGATTATCCTGAGCTAGAAGAAGGTTCGAAGTTAATGTTTGATGCTGTACcatgtaatgaaaatgaaaatgattataattGCAGATGGTTTGCTACATTAGTTTGGTGTGGACCAAAAAAACCATATGTAGAGTATGATGTTATTGGTACTAGCATAGAAAAGTTTAAATCAAACGATTTGTTATCACAAATTAAaatg GTTTCATTGAATCCTAGATCAACATTTATTCGTGGAATCGgacaaattttacatattctgAATCCAGAATACGGATTAGCATTAGGTGCAATACAACCTAATAGTTGGCACAGCATATTGTTCCATCGTAGCAtgtgcttccttttcaaaatgAGCCTGTCTCGGCATGATTTAACTAAAATCTTTAAAGaag gtgataaaatatcttttactgcTGTGCCAGCACCTAAGAAGTTTATTACACAGTGGATAGCaacaaatattagtatttataatgaACCTTCAATAactgataattttgatttttaa